The following proteins are encoded in a genomic region of Cricetulus griseus strain 17A/GY chromosome 7, alternate assembly CriGri-PICRH-1.0, whole genome shotgun sequence:
- the Cluap1 gene encoding clusterin-associated protein 1, which produces MSFRDLRNFTEMMRALGYPRHISMENFRSPNFGLVSEVLLWLVKRYEPQTDIPSDIETEQDRVFFIKAIAQFMATKAHIKLNTKKLYQADGYAVKELLKITSVLYNAMKTKGMEGSKVGEEDISKFKFDLGSKIADLKAARQLASEITAKGASLYDLLGKEVELREMRTEAIARPLEINETEKVMRIAIKDILAQVQKTKDLLNNVASDEANLEAKIEKRKLELERNRKRLQTLQSVRPAFMDEYEKIEEELQKQYDIYLEKFRNLAYLEQQLEDHHRMEQERFEEAENTLRLMQNKLKEEEKRLLKSGSNDDSDIDIQEDDESDSELEERRLSKPRTAMEVLMQGRPSKRIVGTMQGGDSDEDEDSEDSEIDMEDDEEDDDDLEDESIALSPAKPSRRVRKPEPLDESDNDF; this is translated from the exons ATGTCTTTCCGCGACCTCCGCA ATTTCACAGAGATGATGAGAGCCTTGGGATACCCACGACATATTTCTATGGAGAATTTCCGCTCACCCAACTTCGGGCTTGTCTCTGAAGTGCTTCTGTGGCTTGTGAAAAG ATATGAGCCACAGACTGACATCCCTTCTGACATTGAGACGGAACAAGACCGAGTTTTCTTCATTAAGGCAATTGCCCAGTTCATG GCCACAAAGGCACATATAAAACTCAATACTAAGAAGCTTTATCAAGCAGATGGGTATGCCGTGAAAGAACTGTTGAAGATCACATCTGTTCTTTATAATGCTATGAAGACCAAAGGGATGGAGGGCTCTAAAGTAGGAGAGGAAGATATCAGCAAATTCAAGTTTGATCTTGGCTCTAAG ATTGCAGACTTAAAAGCAGCCAGACAACTTGCTTCTGAAATTACTGCCAAAGGAGCATCTCTGTATGACCTGCTGGGCAAAGAGGTTGAGCTGAGG GAAATGAGAACAGAAGCCATTGCTAGACCTCTAGAAATAAACGAGACTGAAAAAGTGATGAGAATTGCAATAAAAGATATTTTG GCACAGGTTCAGAAGACTAAAGACCTACTCAATAATGTGGCCTCTGATGAAGCTAACTTGGAAGCCaaaattgaaaagagaaaattagaaCTGGAAAGAAATCGGAAGCGACTACAGACCCTGCAGAGTGTCAG GCCAGCCTTTATGGATGAGTATGAGAAGATTGAGGAAGAATTGCAAAAGCAGTATGACATTTATCTAGAGAAATTCCGGAACTTGGCTTACCTGGAGCAGCAACTTGAGGATCATCACAGGATGGAGCAGGAGAGGTTTGAA GAAGCTGAAAATACTCTCCGTCTAATGCAGAATAAgctaaaggaagaggaaaagcggCTGCTCAAGAGTGGAA GTAATGATGACTCAGACATAGACATCCAAGAGGACGATGAATCTGATAGTGAGCTAGAGGAGAGACGGCTATCTAAGCCTCGGACAGCCATGGAGGTGCTCATGCAAG GAAGGCCCAGCAAACGCATCGTGGGCACAATGCAAGGTGGAGACTCAGATGAAGAT GAAGACTCAGAGGACAGTGAAATTGACATGGAAGatgatgaagaagatgatgaCGATTTGGAAGATGAGAGCATTGCTCTCTCACCAGCTAAGCCCAGTCGTAGGGTCCGGAAACCTGAACCCCTGGATGAGAGTGACAATGACTTCTGA
- the CUNH16orf90 gene encoding uncharacterized protein C16orf90 homolog isoform X2 has translation MMGTKICYPWQNRKAVPGRISYAVSWAPGRPSHPDTPPNIYEGGLGAQQQQGPGAQGSKPKNFRLRHLRSLALYLPGHMQPAGQCGSHWLGRLMAGGSLPRPEGSAWPLDLPQGTLGPGNSHCSTLLEAQLPRDNLGNTASSSSMDPAKGVPSQSGPHEGLGLRPKRSWRALEETMCPLCKRTRSGALERT, from the exons ATGATGGGAACGAAGATATGCTACCCTTGGCAGAACAGGAAAGCTGTACCCGGAAGGATTTCGT ATGCAGTGAGCTGGGCCCCAGGACGCCCCAGCCACCCTGACACACCACCCAACATCTATGAGGGAGGGCTGGGGGCCCAGCAGCAGCAGGGCCCCGGTGCCCAGGGAAGCAAGCCCAAGAACTTCCGATTGCGTCACCTCCGGAGCCTTGCTCTCTACCTGCCAGGCCACATGCAGCCTGCTGGTCAATGTGGAAGCCACTGGCTAGGCCGGCTCATGGCTGGGGGCAGCCTGCCACGGCCTGAAGGCTCAGCCTGGCCCCTGGACCTGCCACAGGGGACCCTGGGTCCAGGTAACAGCCATTGCTCAACCCTTCTGGAAGCCCAACTGCCCAGGGACAACCTGGGAAATACAG cTTCCAGTTCCAGCATGGACCCAGCCAAGGGTGTCCCCTCCCAGTCTGGTCCCCATGAGGGCTTGGGACTCAGGCCCAAGAGGTCCTGGAGAGCCTTGGAGGAGACCATGTGTCCCTTGTGCAAGAGAACCCGCTCTGGGGCCTTGGAGAGGACATAA
- the CUNH16orf90 gene encoding uncharacterized protein C16orf90 homolog isoform X1, translating into MMGTKICYPWQNRKAVPGRISYAGPTGHHPPALSPADAVSWAPGRPSHPDTPPNIYEGGLGAQQQQGPGAQGSKPKNFRLRHLRSLALYLPGHMQPAGQCGSHWLGRLMAGGSLPRPEGSAWPLDLPQGTLGPGNSHCSTLLEAQLPRDNLGNTASSSSMDPAKGVPSQSGPHEGLGLRPKRSWRALEETMCPLCKRTRSGALERT; encoded by the exons ATGATGGGAACGAAGATATGCTACCCTTGGCAGAACAGGAAAGCTGTACCCGGAAGGATTTCGT ATGCTGGGCCCACTGGCCACCaccctcctgctctctctcctgcaGATGCAGTGAGCTGGGCCCCAGGACGCCCCAGCCACCCTGACACACCACCCAACATCTATGAGGGAGGGCTGGGGGCCCAGCAGCAGCAGGGCCCCGGTGCCCAGGGAAGCAAGCCCAAGAACTTCCGATTGCGTCACCTCCGGAGCCTTGCTCTCTACCTGCCAGGCCACATGCAGCCTGCTGGTCAATGTGGAAGCCACTGGCTAGGCCGGCTCATGGCTGGGGGCAGCCTGCCACGGCCTGAAGGCTCAGCCTGGCCCCTGGACCTGCCACAGGGGACCCTGGGTCCAGGTAACAGCCATTGCTCAACCCTTCTGGAAGCCCAACTGCCCAGGGACAACCTGGGAAATACAG cTTCCAGTTCCAGCATGGACCCAGCCAAGGGTGTCCCCTCCCAGTCTGGTCCCCATGAGGGCTTGGGACTCAGGCCCAAGAGGTCCTGGAGAGCCTTGGAGGAGACCATGTGTCCCTTGTGCAAGAGAACCCGCTCTGGGGCCTTGGAGAGGACATAA
- the CUNH16orf90 gene encoding uncharacterized protein C16orf90 homolog isoform X4, protein MIPISPDAVSWAPGRPSHPDTPPNIYEGGLGAQQQQGPGAQGSKPKNFRLRHLRSLALYLPGHMQPAGQCGSHWLGRLMAGGSLPRPEGSAWPLDLPQGTLGPGNSHCSTLLEAQLPRDNLGNTASSSSMDPAKGVPSQSGPHEGLGLRPKRSWRALEETMCPLCKRTRSGALERT, encoded by the exons ATGATTCCAATCTCTCCAG ATGCAGTGAGCTGGGCCCCAGGACGCCCCAGCCACCCTGACACACCACCCAACATCTATGAGGGAGGGCTGGGGGCCCAGCAGCAGCAGGGCCCCGGTGCCCAGGGAAGCAAGCCCAAGAACTTCCGATTGCGTCACCTCCGGAGCCTTGCTCTCTACCTGCCAGGCCACATGCAGCCTGCTGGTCAATGTGGAAGCCACTGGCTAGGCCGGCTCATGGCTGGGGGCAGCCTGCCACGGCCTGAAGGCTCAGCCTGGCCCCTGGACCTGCCACAGGGGACCCTGGGTCCAGGTAACAGCCATTGCTCAACCCTTCTGGAAGCCCAACTGCCCAGGGACAACCTGGGAAATACAG cTTCCAGTTCCAGCATGGACCCAGCCAAGGGTGTCCCCTCCCAGTCTGGTCCCCATGAGGGCTTGGGACTCAGGCCCAAGAGGTCCTGGAGAGCCTTGGAGGAGACCATGTGTCCCTTGTGCAAGAGAACCCGCTCTGGGGCCTTGGAGAGGACATAA
- the CUNH16orf90 gene encoding uncharacterized protein C16orf90 homolog isoform X3: MIPISPDAGPTGHHPPALSPADAVSWAPGRPSHPDTPPNIYEGGLGAQQQQGPGAQGSKPKNFRLRHLRSLALYLPGHMQPAGQCGSHWLGRLMAGGSLPRPEGSAWPLDLPQGTLGPGNSHCSTLLEAQLPRDNLGNTASSSSMDPAKGVPSQSGPHEGLGLRPKRSWRALEETMCPLCKRTRSGALERT, translated from the exons ATGATTCCAATCTCTCCAG ATGCTGGGCCCACTGGCCACCaccctcctgctctctctcctgcaGATGCAGTGAGCTGGGCCCCAGGACGCCCCAGCCACCCTGACACACCACCCAACATCTATGAGGGAGGGCTGGGGGCCCAGCAGCAGCAGGGCCCCGGTGCCCAGGGAAGCAAGCCCAAGAACTTCCGATTGCGTCACCTCCGGAGCCTTGCTCTCTACCTGCCAGGCCACATGCAGCCTGCTGGTCAATGTGGAAGCCACTGGCTAGGCCGGCTCATGGCTGGGGGCAGCCTGCCACGGCCTGAAGGCTCAGCCTGGCCCCTGGACCTGCCACAGGGGACCCTGGGTCCAGGTAACAGCCATTGCTCAACCCTTCTGGAAGCCCAACTGCCCAGGGACAACCTGGGAAATACAG cTTCCAGTTCCAGCATGGACCCAGCCAAGGGTGTCCCCTCCCAGTCTGGTCCCCATGAGGGCTTGGGACTCAGGCCCAAGAGGTCCTGGAGAGCCTTGGAGGAGACCATGTGTCCCTTGTGCAAGAGAACCCGCTCTGGGGCCTTGGAGAGGACATAA
- the CUNH16orf90 gene encoding uncharacterized protein C16orf90 homolog isoform X5: MQPAGQCGSHWLGRLMAGGSLPRPEGSAWPLDLPQGTLGPGNSHCSTLLEAQLPRDNLGNTASSSSMDPAKGVPSQSGPHEGLGLRPKRSWRALEETMCPLCKRTRSGALERT; this comes from the exons ATGCAGCCTGCTGGTCAATGTGGAAGCCACTGGCTAGGCCGGCTCATGGCTGGGGGCAGCCTGCCACGGCCTGAAGGCTCAGCCTGGCCCCTGGACCTGCCACAGGGGACCCTGGGTCCAGGTAACAGCCATTGCTCAACCCTTCTGGAAGCCCAACTGCCCAGGGACAACCTGGGAAATACAG cTTCCAGTTCCAGCATGGACCCAGCCAAGGGTGTCCCCTCCCAGTCTGGTCCCCATGAGGGCTTGGGACTCAGGCCCAAGAGGTCCTGGAGAGCCTTGGAGGAGACCATGTGTCCCTTGTGCAAGAGAACCCGCTCTGGGGCCTTGGAGAGGACATAA
- the Naa60 gene encoding N-alpha-acetyltransferase 60 isoform X2 yields the protein MIVAEIKNRTKIHKEDGDILASSFSVDTQVAYILSLGVVKEFRKHGIGSLLLESLKDHISTTAQDHCKAIYLHVLTTNNTAINFYENRDFKQHHYLPYYYSIRGVLKDGFTYVLYINGGHPPWTILDYIQHLGSALANLSPCSIPHRIYRQAHSLLCSFLPWSSISTKGGIEYSRTM from the exons GATGGAGATATTCTAGCCTCCAGCTTCTCTGTGGATACACAAGTTGCATACATTCTAAGTCTGGGAGTAGTGAAAGAATTCAGAAAACACGGCATAG gTTCCCTTTTACTAGAAAGTTTAAAGGATCACATTTCAACCACTGCCCAGGACCACTGCAAAGCCATCTACCTACATGTCCTCACCACCAATAATACAGCAATAAACTTCTATGAAAACAGAGACTTTAAGCAGCATCATTATCTGCCCTATTACTACTCCATCCGAGGGGTCCTCAAAGATGGTTTCACCTATGTTCTCTACATCAATGGCGGCCACCCTCCCTGGACCATCTT AGACTACATCCAGCACCTGGGCTCAGCACTAGCCAACCTGAGTCCCTGCTCCATCCCACACAGGATCTACCGCCAGGCCCACAGCCTGCTCTGCAGCTTCCTGCCATGGTCCAGTATCTCCACCAAAGGTGGCATCGAATACAGCCGTACCATGTGA